The Pseudoxanthomonas sp. SL93 genome segment TTGACCTGCGGCACCAGTTCCACGGCCTGTCGGCCATCGGCGGCCTCGGCCACCACCTCGATACCGTCGTCCAGCGCCAGCAGGGAACGGATGCCCTGGCGGACCAGGGTTTGGTCGTCGACCAGACAGACACGGATCATGGGTTGCCTCCTGAGCTGAGCTCGGGTGTGGGTTCGGAAAGGGGATTCGGCGTGGCGGTCAGGCCATTGCCGGCGTCGTTCACGGGCAGTGCGATGTGCAGGCAGAAGCCCTTGCCGGGGCGGGTTTCGATGACCAGGTCACCACCGTACTGGGCCAGGCGTTCGCGCATGCCGGTCAGGCCATTGCCGGAGACCACCTGGTCGGCGCCGTTACCGTCGTCGCGCGCATCGATCAGGATGCGGTAACCGTCGCGCCGGCAGTGCACCCACAGGTTGCGGGCGCCGGCGTGGCGCACCGCGTTGGTGATGATTTCCTGGGTACAGCGCAGCAGCACGTGCGCCCTGTGCGGGTCTTCCAGGGTCAGCGGCTCCTCGATGTCCATGTGGATGGACAGCGACGGCACCTTTTCGGCCAGCGGGTACAACGCGGCCCCCAGGTCGATGGCGCCGCTGTCGCGCAGCTGGCTGACCGCCTCGCGCACGTCCGTCAGCAGCAGCCGTGCCAGCGTGTGCGCCTGCTTCACGTGGTCCTGTGCGCGGCCTTCGGTCATGTGCCCGGCCACTTCCAGGTTCAGGCTGAGCGCGGTCAGGTGGTGGCCCAGCAGGTCGTGCAGCTCGCGGGAAATGCGCGTGCGTTCGTTGACGCGGGCGCTCTCGGCCAGCAGCACGCGGGTCGCCCGCAGTTCGGCGTTC includes the following:
- a CDS encoding sensor histidine kinase, whose amino-acid sequence is MLGRLSHTRLLRAAGLYTWALVGIPIILNVWVLPPSSATDGRGVNLPLTALCYFSFGAGYWLATRALDGRKSGLPLAWNVPLAMVLTAAAIGVGAYTETGLGAVLLLIMAGVLPWLLELRFAVAWLLAAHVLLVPSFMARDDFNFWEALFQSMFYVGFSAFVLITTFVARQQAQAREDQRRLNAELRATRVLLAESARVNERTRISRELHDLLGHHLTALSLNLEVAGHMTEGRAQDHVKQAHTLARLLLTDVREAVSQLRDSGAIDLGAALYPLAEKVPSLSIHMDIEEPLTLEDPHRAHVLLRCTQEIITNAVRHAGARNLWVHCRRDGYRILIDARDDGNGADQVVSGNGLTGMRERLAQYGGDLVIETRPGKGFCLHIALPVNDAGNGLTATPNPLSEPTPELSSGGNP